A region from the Halomarina litorea genome encodes:
- a CDS encoding succinylglutamate desuccinylase/aspartoacylase family protein, with translation MAHHTARRVTLARLPSGVAVETTIHTYTGEAGDDDGPTLYVQAAQHGREINGTEVLRRLHAHLLSADLSGRVVAVPVADPLTFDRVSYTTPEQLDAVHSNMNRVWPGDPDGTLHERMAATLWEYAKEADAVVDLHTGAPDMLTHVVFREGHDASRALAEAFGTDLLLGEPAGEEADVEWADRGFDGKFRVAASEAGIPAITPELAHNKQLVEPAIRAGCAGLRGVLRELGLFAGDPDAPGDRVLARNHLGRVPATDSGLYCPAPGAAVGQRVEEGDPLGTVYDPTTYEALQDVRADRDGLLYALTREATVTAGQALANVAILRE, from the coding sequence ATGGCCCACCACACCGCGAGGCGGGTGACGCTCGCTCGCCTCCCCTCGGGCGTCGCCGTCGAGACGACGATCCACACCTACACGGGCGAGGCAGGGGACGACGACGGCCCGACGCTGTACGTCCAGGCCGCCCAGCACGGCCGCGAGATAAACGGGACCGAGGTGCTCCGGCGACTCCACGCCCACCTCCTCTCGGCCGACCTGTCGGGTCGCGTCGTCGCCGTCCCCGTCGCGGACCCCCTCACCTTCGACCGCGTCTCCTACACCACGCCCGAGCAACTGGACGCCGTCCACTCCAACATGAACCGCGTCTGGCCCGGCGACCCGGACGGAACGCTCCACGAGCGCATGGCCGCCACTCTCTGGGAGTACGCGAAGGAGGCCGACGCCGTCGTGGACCTCCACACCGGCGCGCCGGACATGCTCACCCACGTCGTCTTCCGCGAGGGCCACGACGCCTCTCGCGCGCTGGCGGAGGCGTTCGGGACGGACCTCCTCCTCGGCGAACCCGCCGGCGAGGAGGCCGACGTCGAGTGGGCCGACCGTGGCTTCGACGGCAAGTTCCGCGTCGCCGCCAGCGAGGCAGGTATCCCCGCCATCACCCCCGAACTCGCGCACAACAAGCAACTGGTCGAACCCGCGATTCGGGCGGGCTGTGCAGGGCTTCGGGGCGTCCTGCGGGAACTCGGCCTGTTCGCCGGCGACCCGGACGCCCCCGGCGACCGGGTGCTCGCCCGGAACCACCTCGGGCGCGTCCCGGCGACGGACTCGGGGCTGTACTGTCCGGCCCCCGGCGCGGCGGTCGGCCAGCGGGTGGAGGAGGGCGACCCGCTCGGCACCGTCTACGATCCGACGACCTACGAGGCGCTACAGGACGTGCGTGCGGACCGCGACGGCCTGCTATACGCCCTCACCCGGGAGGCGACGGTGACGGCGGGGCAGGCGCTGGCGAACGTGGCGATACTCAGGGAGTAG
- a CDS encoding ferredoxin produces the protein MADEPIDPSTIGEADAPPVSEKPYKIIFEANKCIAAGRCAEVSANWEMDLGSGIAKPLTYFFDESELDHNVRAAEVCPAKKDRGVIHVVDRRTNEEVSPDPHGDGTLSVDW, from the coding sequence ATGGCCGACGAGCCAATCGACCCGAGCACCATCGGGGAGGCAGACGCCCCGCCGGTGTCCGAGAAACCCTACAAGATCATCTTCGAGGCCAACAAGTGCATCGCCGCCGGGCGGTGTGCTGAGGTGTCCGCGAACTGGGAGATGGACCTCGGGAGCGGCATCGCCAAGCCCCTGACGTACTTCTTCGACGAGTCGGAACTCGACCACAACGTCCGCGCCGCAGAGGTGTGTCCCGCGAAGAAAGACCGCGGCGTCATCCACGTCGTGGACCGCCGGACGAACGAGGAAGTCTCGCCCGACCCGCACGGCGACGGGACGCTGAGCGTCGACTGGTAG
- a CDS encoding PH domain-containing protein: MSAPPQNVPDWVTLTDGEEVVWSGQPSIYPILSSLVAGFLVALGGFVLYILLPQDLAFRWVVYLLVPLGVLLMGVAYVRHTATRYVVTTNEVYKKTGLFSRDVTSLRLDRVQNTSFSQSLGQRLLSYGDVNVDTAGTGGTEITFESVANPQKVSSLLTRQLDRTTPRAN, from the coding sequence ATGAGCGCACCCCCCCAGAACGTCCCCGACTGGGTCACGCTGACCGACGGCGAGGAGGTGGTCTGGTCCGGGCAACCGAGCATCTACCCCATCCTGTCGTCGCTCGTCGCGGGCTTCCTCGTCGCCCTCGGCGGGTTCGTCCTCTACATCCTGCTCCCGCAGGACCTCGCGTTCCGGTGGGTCGTCTACCTGCTCGTCCCCCTCGGGGTCCTCCTGATGGGCGTCGCGTACGTCCGCCACACCGCGACGCGCTACGTCGTCACCACCAACGAGGTGTACAAGAAGACGGGGCTGTTCTCTCGGGACGTCACCAGCCTCCGCCTCGACCGGGTGCAGAACACCTCCTTCTCCCAGTCGCTCGGCCAGCGCCTGCTCTCGTACGGCGACGTCAACGTCGACACCGCCGGCACCGGCGGCACCGAGATAACCTTCGAGAGCGTCGCGAACCCACAGAAGGTGAGCAGCCTGCTCACCCGTCAACTCGACCGGACGACCCCGCGGGCGAACTGA
- a CDS encoding GNAT family N-acetyltransferase has translation MNLLPLVPDTPAFDRAVDCYWGVFGRSPHGRPDRATAETMFRRHAQFPGYRGLVAATGGSVASPGTVLGYAYGYESRPGQYYRGELAAALPDARADRWLADCFEFVELGVVAHARRQGVGGALHDALLADRPQSTSVLTTGVDNGGARALYADRGWVTLHEPFSVQDGPEMVVLGLDL, from the coding sequence GTGAACCTCCTGCCGCTGGTTCCCGACACGCCGGCGTTCGACCGCGCGGTGGACTGCTACTGGGGGGTCTTCGGCAGGTCGCCACACGGGCGGCCCGACCGGGCGACGGCCGAGACGATGTTCCGGCGACACGCGCAGTTCCCCGGCTACCGGGGGCTGGTGGCCGCGACCGGGGGGTCGGTCGCGTCGCCGGGGACGGTCCTCGGGTACGCCTACGGCTACGAGTCGCGCCCGGGCCAGTACTACCGCGGGGAACTCGCCGCGGCGCTCCCCGACGCGCGGGCCGACCGCTGGCTCGCCGACTGTTTCGAGTTCGTCGAACTCGGGGTGGTCGCCCACGCCCGCAGGCAGGGCGTGGGCGGTGCCCTGCACGACGCCCTCCTCGCGGACCGGCCGCAGTCGACGAGCGTACTCACGACCGGCGTGGACAACGGTGGTGCGCGGGCGCTCTACGCCGACCGAGGGTGGGTGACGCTCCACGAACCGTTCTCGGTGCAGGACGGCCCGGAGATGGTCGTCCTCGGCCTCGACCTCTAG
- a CDS encoding peptidylprolyl isomerase, whose amino-acid sequence MSDDNPTAVLHTNHGDITVELFAERAPRTVENFLGLATGSQEWEDPETGETRTDPLYDDVLFHRVIEGFMIQGGDPTGTGRGGPGYQFDDEFHDDLGHDGPGVLSMANSGPNTNGSQFFITLGAQPHLDGRHSVFGEVTDGMDVVEEIGNVETDGNDRPTEDVVLESVTVYR is encoded by the coding sequence ATGAGCGACGACAACCCCACCGCCGTACTCCACACGAACCACGGCGACATCACGGTCGAACTGTTCGCCGAGCGTGCCCCGCGGACCGTCGAGAACTTCCTCGGTCTCGCCACCGGCTCCCAGGAGTGGGAAGACCCCGAGACGGGCGAGACGCGGACCGACCCGCTCTACGACGACGTGCTCTTCCACCGCGTCATCGAGGGCTTCATGATTCAGGGCGGGGACCCGACCGGCACCGGGCGCGGCGGCCCCGGCTACCAGTTCGACGACGAGTTCCACGACGACCTCGGCCACGACGGCCCCGGCGTCCTCTCGATGGCGAACTCCGGCCCGAACACGAACGGCAGCCAGTTCTTCATCACGCTCGGCGCACAGCCACACCTCGACGGCCGCCACTCCGTCTTCGGGGAGGTCACCGACGGGATGGACGTCGTCGAGGAGATCGGCAACGTCGAGACCGACGGCAACGACCGACCCACCGAGGACGTCGTCCTCGAATCGGTCACCGTCTACCGGTAA
- a CDS encoding SDR family NAD(P)-dependent oxidoreductase: protein MDTALADMSDRVVLLTGATSGIGRVAAERLAERGAELVLVGRDRERGRETLHEVRARGGDGIFVRTDLADPEAVRGLAREVESRYDRLDVLVNNAALSLPKREVLDYPGGRVEKVLAVNHLAPYLLTRELLDRLTESAPARVVTTSSGVQFRGDLELDDPALDGGYDALDAYARSKLANVVFTTELAARLPDGVTANAYHPGFVPGSGLYRDVSLPVRVGVGLARRLPFAGTSVADGGAGLAYLAASPDVADVSGEYFVRTERGDYDDRADDPALRRGLWEVSAALLGVDPDWP, encoded by the coding sequence ATGGACACGGCACTCGCCGACATGAGCGACCGGGTGGTCCTGCTGACGGGCGCGACGAGCGGAATCGGGCGCGTCGCCGCCGAACGACTCGCGGAACGAGGGGCCGAACTCGTCCTCGTGGGCCGGGATCGCGAACGGGGGCGCGAGACGCTTCACGAGGTGCGTGCTCGCGGTGGCGACGGGATCTTCGTCCGGACGGACCTCGCCGACCCGGAGGCGGTCCGGGGCCTCGCACGCGAGGTCGAATCGCGCTACGACCGACTGGACGTACTGGTGAACAACGCCGCCCTCTCGCTCCCGAAGCGCGAGGTCCTCGATTACCCGGGCGGTCGTGTCGAGAAGGTGCTCGCGGTGAACCACCTCGCGCCGTACCTGCTGACCCGCGAACTGCTGGACCGCCTGACCGAGAGCGCCCCCGCCCGCGTCGTCACCACCTCCTCCGGGGTCCAGTTCCGCGGCGACCTCGAACTGGACGACCCCGCCCTCGATGGCGGGTACGACGCTCTCGACGCCTACGCGCGGTCGAAACTCGCGAACGTGGTCTTCACGACCGAACTCGCGGCCCGCCTGCCCGACGGTGTTACCGCGAACGCCTACCACCCCGGGTTCGTCCCCGGCAGCGGCCTCTACCGCGACGTCTCGCTCCCGGTGCGGGTCGGCGTCGGTCTCGCGAGGCGCCTCCCGTTCGCGGGCACCTCCGTCGCGGACGGCGGCGCGGGCCTCGCGTACCTCGCCGCCTCGCCCGACGTGGCCGACGTGTCGGGGGAATACTTCGTACGGACCGAGCGCGGCGACTACGACGACAGGGCCGACGACCCCGCCCTGCGGCGGGGGCTGTGGGAGGTGAGCGCGGCTCTGCTCGGCGTCGACCCCGACTGGCCCTGA
- a CDS encoding DMT family transporter, with protein MGTGLGFAVAAALLYGTYLYVYKRYFSHLPAMAYLAVAEGAAALWYLPVALDAWSADLAVSALDAGAVVVTALLTGVAIALSIRAIQLGDVSYVTPLNKLVPLFVLPMELLLLETVLAPLQIAGVLVATAGIYLANYEAGGLLAPFRRALSYRPAQLALVGAAVFAVVDLLKRVLLQELSLPVPLVVWVSLVGITAVVAPFGWRQRGDLPRRVLPKLLALGVVLALGDHLIALAFARLPASVASPVVNAQAVVAVLLGGLLLREAAFSRRLAASLLVVGGIALLALG; from the coding sequence GTGGGGACGGGACTCGGCTTCGCCGTCGCCGCCGCCCTCCTCTACGGCACCTACCTCTACGTCTACAAGCGCTACTTCAGCCACCTGCCCGCGATGGCCTACCTCGCCGTCGCGGAGGGTGCGGCGGCGCTCTGGTACCTCCCGGTCGCCCTCGACGCGTGGTCCGCCGACCTCGCGGTGAGCGCCCTCGACGCCGGCGCCGTGGTCGTCACCGCCCTCCTCACGGGCGTTGCCATCGCTCTCTCCATCCGCGCCATCCAACTGGGGGACGTCTCGTACGTGACGCCGCTGAACAAACTCGTCCCGCTGTTCGTCCTCCCGATGGAGCTCCTCCTGCTGGAGACGGTGCTCGCTCCCCTCCAGATTGCGGGCGTCCTCGTCGCCACGGCGGGCATCTACCTCGCCAACTACGAGGCGGGCGGCCTCCTCGCGCCGTTCCGCCGTGCGCTCTCGTATCGCCCCGCGCAACTGGCGCTGGTGGGGGCGGCCGTCTTCGCCGTCGTGGACCTCCTGAAACGCGTCCTCTTACAGGAACTCTCGCTGCCGGTCCCGCTGGTAGTATGGGTGTCGCTGGTCGGTATCACCGCCGTCGTCGCGCCGTTCGGGTGGCGACAGCGCGGGGACCTGCCCCGGCGCGTCCTCCCGAAGCTCCTCGCACTCGGCGTGGTCCTCGCGCTGGGCGACCACCTCATCGCGCTGGCGTTCGCCCGCCTCCCCGCGAGCGTAGCCTCGCCTGTCGTCAACGCGCAGGCCGTCGTCGCCGTCCTCCTCGGCGGTCTCCTCCTGCGCGAGGCCGCTTTCTCACGCCGCCTCGCCGCCAGCCTCCTCGTCGTCGGGGGCATCGCCCTCCTCGCCCTCGGGTGA
- a CDS encoding MATE family efflux transporter: MPSRYNPVRSVILLVGAALAQLGLVDRRSVVRATDLSWPRIVTGIARMSKSAADVAMVGLALGPAAIAGVGFATPFWGLAFTLGGGVAGGTISMVSRFYGAGAEEELERTVKTSVLASLVVVVPVAVLCWAFPRALVGLLDSGPALDYGARYLGAVAVGMPFAALNLIASRTLVGADDAWTPMVLRTGGAVVNVVVNAVLLFGLGTGVEGAAAGTVVGNVVVTGAFAVGLIRGRLPGVGAFPVRVSPAGPAVDRATLAELTDVGTPLLLRNLAGRGADFPKLAIVGLFGPNVAAAFVVALRVRDLLDTPNWGFSLASSTLVGQALGRGEEREAAAWGRDVLRFTVAVYAVLAASVLVFAEQVSRLFVDDPAILPLVTAFVVVTCVSVVFRGVDGGCVGPLRASGDTRWPLYAQLAGMYLFAVPLAYLGAVTPLGVWGLYVALVAEAFVPAAITYYRFRSGTWMAIGRAYRGESGVKSGS; encoded by the coding sequence GTGCCCTCCCGCTACAACCCGGTCCGGTCGGTCATCCTGCTCGTCGGGGCGGCACTCGCCCAACTCGGTCTCGTGGACCGGCGGAGCGTGGTGCGCGCCACCGACCTCTCGTGGCCCCGCATCGTCACCGGTATCGCCCGGATGTCGAAGTCGGCGGCGGACGTGGCGATGGTCGGCCTCGCCCTCGGACCGGCGGCCATCGCGGGCGTCGGGTTCGCCACGCCGTTCTGGGGCCTGGCGTTCACGCTCGGCGGGGGCGTCGCCGGCGGCACTATCAGCATGGTGTCGCGCTTCTACGGCGCGGGAGCCGAGGAGGAACTCGAACGGACGGTGAAGACGAGCGTCCTCGCCTCGCTGGTCGTCGTCGTCCCCGTCGCCGTCCTCTGCTGGGCGTTCCCCCGCGCCCTCGTCGGCCTCCTCGACTCGGGGCCGGCGCTCGACTACGGCGCGCGCTACCTCGGTGCCGTCGCCGTGGGGATGCCCTTCGCCGCCCTCAATCTCATCGCCAGTCGCACCCTCGTCGGCGCGGACGACGCGTGGACGCCGATGGTCCTGCGGACGGGCGGCGCGGTGGTCAACGTCGTCGTCAACGCCGTCCTCCTGTTCGGTCTCGGGACGGGCGTCGAGGGGGCGGCCGCCGGAACCGTCGTCGGTAACGTCGTCGTCACGGGGGCGTTCGCCGTCGGCCTGATTCGGGGCCGGCTTCCGGGAGTCGGCGCGTTCCCGGTGCGCGTCTCCCCGGCCGGTCCTGCCGTGGACCGGGCGACGCTCGCAGAACTGACGGACGTCGGGACGCCCCTCCTCTTGCGCAACCTCGCCGGTCGGGGGGCGGACTTCCCGAAACTCGCCATCGTCGGGCTGTTCGGCCCGAACGTCGCCGCGGCGTTCGTCGTCGCCCTCCGGGTCCGCGACCTACTGGACACGCCGAACTGGGGGTTCAGCCTCGCATCCAGCACCCTCGTCGGACAGGCGCTCGGTCGGGGGGAGGAACGCGAGGCCGCCGCGTGGGGCCGCGACGTCCTCCGGTTCACCGTCGCTGTCTACGCCGTCCTCGCCGCGAGCGTCCTCGTCTTCGCCGAACAGGTGTCGCGCCTGTTCGTCGACGACCCGGCCATCCTCCCGCTGGTGACGGCGTTCGTCGTCGTCACCTGCGTCAGCGTCGTCTTCCGGGGCGTCGACGGGGGCTGTGTCGGCCCCCTCCGCGCCAGCGGCGACACCCGATGGCCGCTGTACGCGCAACTGGCCGGGATGTACCTGTTTGCCGTCCCCCTCGCCTATCTCGGCGCGGTGACGCCACTCGGGGTCTGGGGACTGTACGTCGCGCTCGTCGCCGAGGCGTTCGTCCCCGCCGCCATCACCTACTACCGCTTCCGCTCGGGGACGTGGATGGCCATCGGTCGCGCCTACCGAGGCGAGTCGGGCGTGAAGAGCGGGTCGTGA
- a CDS encoding anthranilate phosphoribosyltransferase, with amino-acid sequence MSDEFGEWPLKRLMTDVVGSGHKSADDMTREQAREAFARILGDEPDPTTLGAFWLANRWKRNTPEELGAYVDVMAEESVEFAAPDCDPVDCGANYDGKGRTAILGVGAGLVAAAAGTPVVAHSGDRVPTQKQDAYKHVLDELGVETDLAPEESAEMTDEVGFGFYYQPNFNPGVAGIEGRRDQMGVRTFVNTIETLANPAEADVHLGSFYHLPYAKRIIDTFEASERSDVGRVVMFQGMEGYDDIRPGSTTVAVGEIPESRRDSGANRNGDRSGDDGEMEDFTIETPDYGMDFENEDLAVEDVAADSARITEEVLAGERDDEFADAIALNGAFRIFARDDCDSLEEGLETARAVIEDGSAAERLAALRDF; translated from the coding sequence ATGAGCGACGAATTCGGCGAGTGGCCGCTGAAGCGCCTCATGACCGACGTCGTGGGGTCGGGCCACAAGTCCGCCGACGACATGACGCGCGAACAGGCCCGCGAGGCGTTCGCCCGCATCCTCGGCGACGAACCGGACCCCACCACCCTCGGCGCGTTCTGGCTGGCCAACCGCTGGAAGCGCAACACACCCGAGGAACTGGGCGCGTACGTCGACGTGATGGCCGAGGAGTCGGTCGAGTTCGCCGCGCCCGACTGCGACCCCGTCGACTGCGGGGCGAACTACGACGGCAAAGGTCGGACGGCCATCCTCGGCGTCGGAGCGGGTCTCGTCGCCGCCGCCGCGGGCACGCCCGTCGTCGCCCACTCGGGCGACCGCGTCCCCACGCAGAAACAGGACGCCTACAAGCACGTGCTGGACGAACTCGGCGTCGAGACGGACCTCGCACCCGAGGAGTCGGCGGAGATGACCGACGAGGTCGGCTTCGGTTTCTACTACCAGCCCAACTTCAACCCCGGCGTGGCGGGCATCGAGGGTCGCCGCGACCAGATGGGTGTGCGCACGTTCGTCAACACCATCGAGACGCTCGCGAACCCCGCCGAGGCGGACGTCCACCTCGGCAGTTTCTACCACCTCCCCTACGCGAAACGCATCATCGACACGTTCGAGGCGAGCGAACGCTCCGACGTGGGCCGCGTCGTCATGTTTCAGGGGATGGAGGGGTACGACGACATCCGCCCCGGGTCGACCACCGTCGCCGTCGGTGAGATTCCCGAGTCGCGGCGCGACTCGGGAGCTAACCGGAACGGAGACCGTTCCGGTGATGACGGCGAGATGGAGGACTTCACCATCGAGACGCCCGACTACGGCATGGACTTCGAGAACGAGGACCTCGCCGTGGAGGACGTCGCCGCCGACTCCGCGCGCATCACCGAGGAAGTGCTGGCGGGCGAACGCGACGACGAGTTCGCCGACGCCATCGCGCTGAACGGCGCGTTCCGCATCTTCGCCCGCGACGACTGCGATTCGCTGGAGGAGGGACTGGAGACCGCTCGCGCAGTCATCGAGGACGGGAGCGCCGCCGAGCGACTGGCCGCCCTGCGCGACTTCTGA
- a CDS encoding DEAD/DEAH box helicase yields the protein MDASTLAGTFPNYTGQLADVFVQKAREARTVPASDVLEPPLADRLPHDLYSHQAESLDHLADGEDVCVTTSTASGKTLVYALQMARAHLADPNATGLLVCPTKALSRDQERALNDLYDTLDLDLTVRVYDGDTTSAAKRDVRRTADVVVTNFSGLNAYLPQHSQWARLFGNCSVLAIDEAHTYSGVHGMHVAWVLRRLRRVLAHYDADPRLVFTSATIGNPAEHCENLAGADVWVVSEDGSPRGRREIAFWRPPADTDGGQRPADAEAADLLAHLGTDGVQSLLFVRSRKQTELNRERAKRAATRFNRGRLRVESYNAGHTKRDRRGVENRLKSGDLDGVVTTSALELGIDVGSVGATLLTGYPGTRQSFWQQLGRSGRGTSDALSILVGRNDAIDNYVFRNPDYVLGDHVEDAVVDRSNNTVYSRHILCAADELPLTYDDARYFGRERLRQAVEMWKRAGYLTGTLDTGVIYDRRTRPQSEVSMYATGDTEFDLRTPDDCEAAFEPVGRARAYREFHPGATYLQKGQQFEVVGFDESGHHPRIDLEPVDVDYYTQTNHTTRIGDLEPEETVSLREYRLNWGMGTVTVHYDTYVRKSVATGEQVGVARETGLPPLELRTQAMWLEVPQSERERIGRAYAGDTEGHPDLAFQGAQHAAEHGMIKLAPLEFMLDKSNLGGISVLDHPELGLSGCGIFVYDGVEGGLGFSRRLFDAFATVATNTRGVIAGCSCEGHEGCPGCVMDSQCGSGNTPLHTGGAVDLLGAVLPDDGGSNEDADSPSPEGEEGDAPDDEEAGGEAA from the coding sequence ATGGACGCGAGCACGCTCGCCGGGACGTTCCCGAACTACACCGGCCAACTCGCGGACGTGTTCGTCCAGAAGGCCCGCGAGGCCCGCACGGTTCCCGCGAGCGACGTCCTCGAACCGCCACTCGCCGACCGCCTCCCGCACGACCTGTACTCCCACCAGGCCGAGTCGCTCGATCACCTCGCCGACGGAGAGGACGTCTGCGTCACCACGAGTACCGCCAGCGGGAAGACGCTCGTCTACGCCCTCCAGATGGCCCGCGCACACCTCGCGGACCCGAACGCGACGGGACTCCTCGTCTGCCCGACGAAGGCGCTCTCGCGCGATCAGGAGCGGGCGCTGAACGACCTCTACGACACGCTGGACCTCGACCTCACCGTCCGGGTGTACGACGGGGACACGACGAGCGCCGCGAAACGCGACGTCCGCCGGACGGCTGACGTGGTGGTGACGAACTTCTCGGGACTGAACGCCTACCTGCCCCAGCACAGTCAGTGGGCGCGGCTGTTCGGGAACTGTTCGGTGCTCGCTATCGACGAGGCCCACACCTACTCCGGCGTCCACGGGATGCACGTCGCGTGGGTGCTGCGCCGCCTCCGGCGGGTGCTCGCCCACTACGACGCCGACCCGCGCCTCGTCTTCACCTCCGCGACCATCGGCAACCCGGCCGAACACTGCGAGAACCTCGCGGGGGCGGACGTGTGGGTGGTGAGCGAGGACGGCTCGCCCCGCGGACGGCGAGAGATCGCCTTCTGGCGGCCGCCGGCGGACACCGACGGGGGCCAGCGACCCGCGGACGCGGAGGCCGCCGATTTGCTCGCGCACCTCGGGACCGACGGCGTCCAGTCCCTGCTGTTCGTCCGGTCGCGAAAGCAGACGGAACTGAACCGCGAACGGGCGAAGCGGGCGGCGACCCGGTTCAACCGGGGGCGACTCCGCGTGGAGTCGTACAACGCGGGCCACACGAAACGCGACCGGCGGGGCGTCGAGAACCGCCTCAAGTCGGGGGACCTCGACGGCGTCGTCACCACCTCGGCGCTGGAACTGGGCATCGACGTCGGCAGCGTGGGCGCGACGCTCCTCACGGGCTATCCGGGGACCCGCCAGTCCTTCTGGCAACAACTGGGCCGGTCGGGGCGAGGCACGAGCGACGCCCTCTCGATTCTGGTCGGACGCAACGACGCCATCGACAACTACGTCTTCCGGAATCCCGACTACGTCCTCGGCGACCACGTCGAGGACGCGGTCGTCGACCGCTCGAACAACACCGTCTACTCGCGGCACATCCTCTGTGCGGCCGACGAACTACCCCTCACGTACGACGACGCGCGCTACTTCGGGAGAGAGCGCCTCCGCCAGGCGGTCGAGATGTGGAAACGGGCGGGCTATCTGACCGGAACCCTCGACACCGGCGTCATCTACGACCGGCGCACCCGGCCGCAGTCCGAGGTGTCGATGTACGCCACGGGGGACACGGAGTTCGACCTGCGCACGCCCGACGACTGCGAGGCGGCGTTCGAACCCGTGGGACGCGCGCGGGCCTACCGCGAGTTCCACCCCGGCGCGACCTACCTCCAGAAGGGCCAGCAGTTCGAGGTGGTGGGGTTCGACGAGTCGGGCCACCACCCGCGAATCGACCTCGAACCGGTCGACGTCGACTACTACACGCAGACCAACCACACCACCCGCATCGGTGACCTCGAACCCGAAGAGACAGTCTCGCTGAGGGAGTATCGCCTCAACTGGGGGATGGGCACGGTGACCGTCCACTACGACACCTACGTCCGGAAGTCCGTCGCCACCGGCGAGCAGGTGGGCGTGGCACGCGAGACGGGCCTCCCGCCGCTGGAACTCCGCACGCAGGCCATGTGGTTGGAGGTTCCCCAGTCGGAACGGGAGCGCATCGGGCGCGCCTACGCGGGCGACACGGAGGGCCACCCGGACCTCGCCTTCCAGGGGGCACAGCACGCCGCCGAGCACGGGATGATCAAGCTCGCACCCCTCGAGTTCATGCTCGATAAGTCGAACCTCGGGGGCATCAGCGTCCTCGACCACCCCGAACTGGGGCTGTCGGGCTGTGGTATCTTCGTCTACGACGGCGTCGAAGGGGGGCTGGGGTTCTCGCGGCGCCTGTTTGACGCCTTCGCCACCGTGGCGACGAACACGCGGGGGGTCATCGCGGGGTGTTCCTGCGAGGGCCACGAGGGCTGTCCGGGCTGTGTGATGGACTCCCAGTGCGGGAGCGGCAACACCCCGCTCCACACCGGGGGTGCGGTGGACCTCCTCGGGGCGGTTCTGCCGGACGACGGGGGGTCGAACGAAGACGCCGACTCCCCCTCACCCGAGGGCGAGGAGGGCGATGCCCCCGACGACGAGGAGGCTGGCGGCGAGGCGGCGTGA
- the ahbB gene encoding siroheme decarboxylase subunit beta, with amino-acid sequence MSALADDWRSDLDDVDAALIDEYQSDFPVEPRPFRRVGAALGVSEAEALARVERLRDRGVFRRFGAVLNPPVIGSSTLAAVQAPEARFDEVAEVINGYRQVNHNYRRDHPWNMWFVVTAGSRATRDRILAEIEERTGCEVLNLPMLTDYYIDLEFPVVNDDRFARESLVETTVSATRISEEATADLSALDRRLLLEIQAGFPLSLTPYADVAAAIDATTEEVVEAILRLTDAGCVKRVGCVVNHVVTGFDANCMVVWDVPDDELDTRGEAVGSLPYVTLCYHRPRRPDQDWPYNLFTMIHGRDPEAVDEKIDELAGEHLPFTHERLYSTATLKQTGAQYEELVEE; translated from the coding sequence ATGAGCGCACTGGCGGACGACTGGCGGTCGGACCTCGACGACGTGGACGCCGCCCTCATCGACGAGTACCAGAGCGACTTCCCCGTCGAACCGCGCCCCTTCCGGCGGGTCGGCGCGGCACTCGGCGTGAGCGAGGCCGAGGCGCTGGCCCGCGTCGAACGCCTCCGCGACCGGGGCGTCTTCCGGCGCTTCGGGGCCGTCCTCAACCCGCCGGTCATCGGGAGTTCGACGCTCGCGGCCGTCCAGGCCCCCGAAGCGCGCTTCGACGAGGTGGCCGAGGTCATCAACGGCTACCGGCAGGTCAACCACAACTACCGCCGGGACCACCCGTGGAACATGTGGTTCGTCGTCACCGCCGGGTCCCGTGCGACGCGCGACCGCATCCTCGCAGAAATCGAGGAGCGCACGGGATGCGAGGTGCTGAACCTCCCGATGCTGACGGACTACTACATCGACCTCGAGTTCCCCGTCGTCAACGACGACCGCTTCGCGCGGGAATCGCTGGTGGAGACCACCGTCAGCGCCACCCGCATCAGCGAGGAGGCCACCGCCGACCTCTCGGCGCTGGACCGTCGCCTCCTGCTGGAGATTCAGGCGGGGTTCCCCCTCTCGCTGACGCCGTACGCGGACGTGGCCGCCGCCATCGACGCCACTACCGAGGAGGTGGTCGAAGCAATCCTGCGGCTGACGGATGCGGGGTGTGTCAAGCGCGTCGGCTGTGTCGTCAACCACGTCGTGACGGGCTTCGACGCCAACTGCATGGTCGTCTGGGACGTCCCAGACGACGAACTCGACACGCGCGGCGAGGCAGTCGGTAGTCTTCCCTACGTCACGCTCTGTTACCATCGCCCGCGCCGCCCCGACCAGGACTGGCCGTACAACCTGTTCACGATGATTCACGGCCGCGACCCGGAGGCGGTCGACGAGAAGATAGACGAACTCGCGGGCGAACATCTCCCCTTCACCCACGAGCGCCTCTACTCGACGGCGACGCTGAAACAGACGGGCGCACAGTACGAGGAACTGGTCGAGGAGTAA